A window from Vigna angularis cultivar LongXiaoDou No.4 chromosome 7, ASM1680809v1, whole genome shotgun sequence encodes these proteins:
- the LOC108343860 gene encoding arabinosyltransferase RRA3, which yields MVGRRDALLTRDKAQSSVGSRIVAAVVVGVLIGCIFAFLSPNGLFTAAPTTLIRHPKTVSSACESPEQVNALKVDILSAKEKNSELKKQVKDLMEKLRLAEQGKGHAQEQFLVLGERHKAGPFGTVKALRTNPPVIPDESVNPRLAKILGEVAIYKEIIVGLANSNVKEMLQLWFTNIKKAGIPNYLVVALDDNIEEFCKSNDVPVYRRDPDQGVDAVGKIGGNHAVSGLKFRVLREFLQLGYSVLLSDVDIVYLQNPFDYLYRDSDVESMSDGHNNMTAYGYNDVFDEPSMGWARYAHTMRIWVYNSGFFYIRPTIPSIELLDRVANRLSNDPKAWDQAVFNEELFFPSHPGYEGLHAAKRTMDMYLFMNSKVLFKTVRKDAKLKKLKPVIIHVNYHPNKFERMKAIVEFYANGKQDALDHFPDGSD from the exons ATGGTGGGTCGGAGAGACGCATTGCTCACCAGAGATAAAGCCCAATCATCCGTCGGATCTCGAATCGTCGCCGCCGTCGTCGTCGGTGTTCTCATCGGCTGCATCTTCGCCTTCTTGTCTCCCAATGGCCTCTTCACCGCCGCTCCCACAACTCTCATTCGCCATCCCAAG ACGGTTTCATCTGCGTGCGAATCTCCAGAACAAGTTAATGCGCTTAAAGTTGATATTCTATcagcaaaagagaaaaattcCGAGCTGAAGAAGCAGGTGAAGGATCTTATGGAGAAGCTGCGTTTGGCTGAGCAAGGAAAGGGCCATGCACAGGAACAGTTTCTTGTTCTTGGTGAAAGACACAAGGCTGGGCCCTTTGGAACCGTCAAGGCTCTCAGAACCAATCCACCCGTCATTCCTGATGAATCTGTGAACCCCAGATTAGCCAAAATCTTGGGGGAAGTTGCTATTTATAAAGAGATAATCGTTGGCCTTGCTAACTCTAATGTGAAGGAGATGTTGCAGCTATGGTTCACCAACATCAAGAAGGCTGGCATTCCTAATTATTTGGTTGTTGCCTTAGATGATAACATTGAAGAGTTCTGCAAATCCAATGATGTTCCTGTGTATAGAAGAGATCCTGATCAAGGTGTTGATGCAGTCGGTAAGATTGGTGGTAACCATGCTGTTTCGGGATTGAAATTTCGTGTTTTGAGAGAATTTCTGCAACTGGGTTACAGTGTTCTCCTCTCGGATGTAGACATTGTGTACTTGCAGAACCCGTTCGATTATCTCTATAGGGATTCAGATGTGGAGTCTATGTCTGATGGTCACAATAACATGACAGCTTACGGGTATAATGATGTCTTTGATGAACCCTCAATGGGTTGGGCTCGGTACGCTCATACCATGAGAATATGGGTTTATAACTCTGGTTTCTTTTACATAAGGCCAACTATTCCTTCAATTGAGCTCTTGGATCGTGTTGCAAACCGACTCTCCAATGACCCAAAAGCGTGGGATCAGGCAGTTTTCAACGAGGAGCTCTTTTTCCCTTCTCATCCTGGTTACGAAGGACTTCATGCTGCTAAAAGGACGATGGATATGTACCTTTTTATGAACAGTAAAGTTCTCTTTAAGACTGTCAGAAAAGATGCTAAACTCAAGAAGCTGAAGCCTGTGATTATACATGTTAATTACCATCCTAACAAGTTTGAGAGGATGAAGGCAATAGTTGAATTCTATGCCAATGGGAAGCAGGATGCGCTGGACCATTTCCCAGATGGTTCCGATTGA
- the LOC108343851 gene encoding probable protein phosphatase 2C 55, with translation MPSNYLSRLGASIQRSVLGKERGILDSAEILIGQGKLWFGSSKFFHSVHSSYCVELSLLVRPGVALASSSELVGKRRTLSVVDTLSRTFSVPSVSGPSFQVCGYHIGSALAGPDQFCSGGTGFRIRAMAAHLPGVVVGESYVDNPSLKGVRRSVSTKRIGSICLNTSLRNGGKVSMSLKKHQQPDNSAIYGYFIYNAAKTLYNSHPYMQSGSGAFHSLSNSCYSVGPAHDVPFDTSVREEQSSSSADSSEQKTPSGKTLKLVSGSCYLPHPDKEETGGEDAHFICSEEQAIGVADGVGGWADLGVNAGYYSRELMSKSVDAIQEEPKGSIDPARVLEKAHSSTKAKGSSTACIIALTDQGLNAINLGDSGFMVVRDGCTVFRSPVQQHDFNFTYQLECGRNGDLPSSGQVFTIPVAPGDVIVAGTDGLFDNLYNNEITAVVVHAMRAGLGPQVTAQKIAALARQRALDKDRQTPFSTAAQDAGFRYYGGKLDDTTVVVSYVTGSADA, from the exons ATGCCATCTAATTACTTATCGAGGCTTGGAGCTTCAATTCAGAGATCGGTTTTGGGGAAAGAAAGGGGAATACTGGACTCCGCTGAAATTCTGATTGGGCAAGGAAAATTGTGGTTTGGTAGTTCCAAGTTTTTTCATTCTGTGCATAGTTCATATTGTGTGGAACTTAGCCTGCTCGTGCGCCCTGGCGTTGCCTTAGCTTCCAGCTCTGAATtggttggaaaaagaagaacttTGTCTGTGGTTGACACACTGTCTCGGACATTTTCGGTTCCGTCTGTGTCGGGGCCGTCGTTTCAGGTCTGTGGATACCACATTGGTTCAGCCCTTGCCGGCCCTGATCAGTTTTGTAGTGGTGGAACTGGATTTCGTATTAGGGCAATGGCTGCTCACTTGCCCGGGGTAGTGGTTGGTGAATCTTATGTAGACAACCCGAGTTTGAAGGGTGTTCGCCGATCAGTGTCAACCAAGAGGATCGGTAGTATATGTTTAAACACGAGTTTGAGGAATGGTGGAAAAGTGAGCATGAGTTTGAAAAAGCATCAGCAGCCAGATAACAGTGCGATTTatggatattttatttataatgctGCCAAGACCTTGTATAATTCTCACCCTTACATGCAGTCAGGATCTGGAGCTTTCCATAGCTTGTCAAACTCGTGTTACTCAGTTGGGCCTGCTCATGACGTACCTTTTGACACTTCTGTCCGTGAGGAACAGTCAAGCAGTTCTGCAGATTCATCTGAACA GAAAACTCCTTCAGGGAAGACCCTTAAGTTAGTATCAGGATCATGCTACTTGCCTCATCCTGATAAAGAAGAAACTGGTGGAGAAGATGCTCACTTTATATGTTCTGAGGAACAAGCAATAGGGGTGGCAGATGGTGTTGGTGGATGGGCAGATCTTGGTGTTAATGCTGGATATTACTCTCGTGAGCTCATGTCCAAATCAGTGGATGCTATTCAGGAGGAGCCCAAAGGTTCAATTGATCCAGCTAGGGTGCTGGAAAAAGCACACTCAAGTACAAAAGCCAAGGGTTCCTCTACCGCATGCATCATTGCACTTACTGATCAG GGCCTTAATGCTATCAATTTAGGAGACAGTGGATTTATGGTAGTCCGGGATGGGTGCACCGTATTCCGGTCCCCAGTGCAGCAACATGATTTCAATTTCACCTATCAGCTGGAATGTGGTAGGAATGGTGATTTACCTAGTTCTGGTCAg GTTTTTACCATTCCTGTTGCACCTGGGGATGTCATAGTTGCTGGTACAGATGGGCTGTTTGATAACTTGTACAATAATGAGATTACGGCAGTGGTGGTTCACGCCATGAGAGCGGGATTAGGTCCTCAAGTTACAGCCCAGAAGATAGCTGCATTGGCACGTCAACGAGCACTTGATAAAGACAGACAGACTCCTTTCTCAACCGCTGCTCAAGATGCTGGTTTCCGTTACTACGGTGGCAAGCTTGATGATACCACAGTTGTAGTTTCATACGTTACTGGCTCAGCAGATGCATAA